One window from the genome of Lynx canadensis isolate LIC74 chromosome E3, mLynCan4.pri.v2, whole genome shotgun sequence encodes:
- the PRSS27 gene encoding serine protease 27, producing the protein MLNRMVGGQDALEGEWPWQVSIQRNGSHFCGGSLITERWVLTAAHCFSNTSETSLYRVLLGVRQLVKPGPHAVYARVKRVESNPLYQGMASSADVALVELEAPVTFSNYILPVCMPDPSVVFEAGMNCWVTGWGSPSEEDRLPNPRVLQKLAVPIIDTPTCNLLYSKDAESGFQPKTIKDDMLCAGFAEGKKDACKGDSGGPLVCLVAQSWLQAGVISWGEGCARRNRPGVYIRVTSHYDWIRRIIPELRFQQARSGGQKRGPRDQQPLALNSAPCLAAHVALLALVALLTLL; encoded by the exons ATGCTGAACCGGATGGTGGGTGGCCAGGACGCCCTGGAGGGCGAGTGGCCCTGGCAGGTCAGCATCCAGCGCAACGGAAGCCACTTCTGCGGGGGCAGCCTCATCACAGAGCGCTGGGTCCTCACCGCGGCGCACTGCTTTTCCAA CACCTCCGAGACATCCCTGTACCGGGTCCTGCTTGGGGTGCGGCAACTGGTGAAGCCAGGGCCCCACGCCGTATACGCCCGGGTGAAGCGGGTTGAGAGTAACCCCCTGTACCAGGGCATGGCCTCCAGTGCTGACGTGGCCCTGGTGGAGCTGGAAGCACCTGTGACCTTCTCCAATTATATCCTCCCCGTGTGCATGCCTGACCCCTCGGTCGTCTTTGAGGCGGGCATGAACTGCTGGGTCACCGGTTGGGGCAGCCCCAGTGAGGAAG accgCCTGCCCAACCCGAGGGTCCTGCAGAAACTCGCTGTGCCCATCATCGACACACCCACGTGCAACTTGCTCTATAGCAAAGATGCCGAGTCGGGCTTCCAGCCCAAAACCATCAAGGACGACATGTTGTGTGCTGGCTTTGCCGAGGGCAAGAAGGACGCCTGCAAG GGCGACTCGGGCGGCCCGCTCGTGTGCCTGGTGGCCCAGTCATGGCTGCAGGCTGGGGTGATCAGTTGGGGCGAGGGCTGCGCCCGCCGGAACCGCCCAGGTGTCTACATCCGCGTCACCTCCCACTACGACTGGATCCGTCGGATCATTCCAGAATTACGGTTCCAACAGGCTAGGTCGGGTGGCCAGAAGCGGGGGCCCCGGGACCAGCAGCCCCTCGCTCTGAACTCTGCGCCCTGCCTGGCGGCCCACGTGGCCCTCTTGGCCCTTGTGGCCCTGCTCACCCTCCTCTGA